One genomic region from Marinobacter szutsaonensis encodes:
- a CDS encoding thioesterase family protein, protein MTENNNSPFKFRFRVRYGECDAQGVVFNARYADFVDISVNEYIRAVFGDYQRLLDQDLDVQVVSLTVNWKAPARFDDVLEARIRTGRIGNTSFTLHLEFYRYGDGQFIADADITDVMIRSSTMSKVTIPDHIRAQLTEGAPGVLISHAGEQEPA, encoded by the coding sequence ATGACCGAAAACAACAACTCCCCATTCAAATTCCGCTTCCGAGTCCGCTACGGCGAGTGCGACGCTCAGGGCGTCGTCTTCAACGCCCGCTATGCAGACTTCGTGGACATTTCTGTCAACGAATATATCCGTGCCGTGTTCGGTGATTACCAGCGCCTGCTGGACCAGGATCTGGACGTCCAGGTGGTGAGCCTTACGGTGAACTGGAAAGCGCCCGCCCGGTTTGATGATGTGCTGGAAGCAAGGATTCGCACCGGGCGAATCGGCAACACGTCGTTCACCCTGCACCTGGAGTTCTATCGCTACGGGGATGGCCAGTTCATCGCCGATGCCGACATCACCGATGTGATGATCCGGTCATCCACCATGTCCAAGGTGACCATTCCGGATCATATCCGGGCGCAGCTGACCGAAGGTGCTCCGGGGGTACTGATCAGTCATGCCGGAGAGCAAGAGCCCGCCTGA
- a CDS encoding DUF3578 domain-containing protein, which translates to MNDLQQLLQEITGEWSAAKAEAFTNHPLANKFRNEFVNSVKEVVADINPKFIVKGSVGAGNWANVPWLSILDPEITTTTQDGVYPVYLFKADGSGVYLSLNQGTTNPAKQFGKRRATQRATEFAENARSQISGLVQWGQTSIDLLASTSLGKSYEVPNIIAKYYPASAVPDSARLEQDLNEMLRFYEKAKPLWISFQEKISTGGSSVKRGEETQRLPKPFILMAGISGTGKTRFVRQQAKLTGSLDETYCLVPVRPDWHEPSDLLGYISRLGADGPRYVVSDVLRFMVSAWKEIITNVEISNGRPEWVGRDLAEIRPFWLCLDEMNLAPVEQYFADFLSILETRHFLNEEELQQFNADNAVERSYVYSSDPVLKPEVFAQLDSAGKLALRSDLGLADDQFDGLWDYFSTSGIPLPFNLIVAGTVNMDETTHGFSRKVIDRALSIDFGGFFPNEFDQFFDQQTEPVALSYPLVSSVTSEDLKVVGADPDGTKTVGFLSGINSILKGSPYELAYRALNELLLSVVSQNPQDQRTLQAVWDDFLMMKVLPRIEGDQEKLAVFDGTGVDTIEPRDVLGELFEHLKASMAEIWESDRPDLLRSSVNEREKLSVECRSKAKLKWMRHRLQTNGFTSFWP; encoded by the coding sequence ATGAATGATCTCCAGCAGTTACTTCAGGAAATTACTGGGGAATGGAGCGCCGCCAAAGCTGAGGCTTTCACGAACCACCCGCTTGCGAATAAATTTCGAAACGAATTCGTTAATTCCGTAAAAGAAGTCGTCGCTGACATAAACCCGAAATTCATTGTGAAAGGCAGTGTTGGCGCGGGTAATTGGGCAAATGTGCCTTGGCTTTCAATTTTAGACCCTGAGATTACAACGACTACGCAAGATGGAGTCTACCCGGTCTATTTGTTTAAGGCCGATGGCAGTGGTGTTTATTTATCTTTGAATCAAGGGACGACAAATCCTGCTAAGCAATTTGGAAAACGCCGCGCGACCCAGAGGGCTACAGAGTTCGCTGAGAATGCCAGAAGTCAGATTTCGGGTCTGGTTCAGTGGGGCCAAACGAGTATTGATTTGTTGGCGTCCACCTCACTTGGTAAGTCATATGAAGTGCCAAACATTATTGCCAAATACTACCCGGCAAGTGCCGTTCCTGACAGTGCAAGACTGGAGCAAGATCTTAACGAGATGTTGCGCTTTTATGAGAAAGCCAAGCCCCTATGGATCAGCTTTCAAGAGAAAATTAGCACCGGTGGTAGTTCAGTGAAAAGGGGTGAGGAGACGCAACGTCTTCCCAAACCTTTTATCCTCATGGCTGGCATTTCTGGAACCGGCAAAACCCGCTTTGTTCGCCAACAGGCAAAACTTACTGGAAGTCTGGACGAGACATACTGTCTGGTGCCGGTAAGGCCGGACTGGCACGAGCCATCAGATCTGTTGGGGTATATCTCTAGATTGGGCGCAGATGGTCCTCGCTATGTGGTGTCCGACGTTCTCCGGTTCATGGTAAGCGCATGGAAAGAGATAATCACCAATGTTGAGATTAGTAATGGCCGGCCGGAATGGGTTGGCCGTGATCTGGCTGAAATTCGACCATTTTGGTTGTGTCTGGACGAGATGAACCTGGCTCCCGTCGAACAGTACTTTGCGGATTTCCTGTCCATTCTTGAGACCCGGCACTTTCTCAATGAAGAAGAGTTACAGCAGTTCAACGCGGACAACGCTGTTGAACGGTCATACGTATACAGTAGTGACCCAGTTCTCAAGCCGGAGGTCTTTGCGCAGCTTGATTCGGCGGGTAAGTTAGCGCTAAGGAGTGATTTGGGCTTGGCCGACGATCAGTTTGACGGTTTGTGGGACTACTTTAGCACTTCGGGTATACCTCTGCCTTTCAATTTGATCGTGGCCGGAACGGTGAACATGGATGAGACCACCCATGGTTTCTCCAGAAAGGTTATCGATAGGGCGTTGTCCATCGATTTTGGCGGATTTTTCCCGAACGAATTCGATCAGTTCTTTGACCAACAGACCGAGCCCGTGGCTTTGAGTTACCCGCTGGTTTCCTCTGTGACTAGTGAAGATCTCAAAGTGGTAGGCGCGGACCCTGATGGCACAAAGACAGTAGGGTTCCTCTCCGGGATCAATTCCATTCTCAAGGGGTCGCCGTATGAATTGGCCTATCGGGCACTAAATGAGTTGTTGCTGTCAGTAGTATCTCAGAACCCACAAGACCAGCGGACACTGCAGGCAGTTTGGGATGACTTTCTGATGATGAAGGTGCTGCCCCGCATTGAGGGAGATCAAGAAAAACTGGCGGTGTTTGACGGCACCGGCGTTGATACTATCGAGCCCCGGGATGTTCTGGGCGAGTTGTTCGAACACCTGAAGGCGTCCATGGCAGAGATTTGGGAAAGTGATCGGCCGGATCTTTTAAGGTCATCGGTAAATGAAAGGGAAAAACTCAGCGT
- a CDS encoding DNA cytosine methyltransferase: MSDPYYENGSGETGRDLRQPVPTITTKDRPQLITAHISGEDHVSVEIGMRMLQPHELFKAQDFPEDYTNDFEFQGRPLAKYQQMRLCGNSLPPHLAQALVAANFAHERILEATA; this comes from the coding sequence ATTTCTGACCCCTACTACGAAAATGGCTCGGGCGAAACGGGCCGCGACTTACGGCAACCGGTGCCAACCATCACAACCAAAGATCGACCACAGCTGATAACAGCACATATCAGTGGTGAGGACCATGTGAGCGTCGAAATCGGCATGCGGATGCTACAGCCACACGAGCTATTCAAGGCGCAGGACTTCCCGGAAGACTACACGAACGACTTTGAGTTCCAGGGGCGCCCATTAGCCAAGTACCAACAGATGCGCCTGTGCGGCAACAGTTTACCGCCACACCTGGCGCAAGCGCTGGTTGCAGCGAATTTTGCACACGAGAGAATACTGGAGGCAACGGCGTGA
- the tcmP gene encoding three-Cys-motif partner protein TcmP, whose product MTKHEFGGVWTRVKLSILQDYVHFFTTALRRKGFKLHYADAFAGTGTQSAKTKGGHDLLIPSEDFEGSVRVALGLKHPFDVYHFNDLSSEHVSELKRLASDYPEREVRVTQLDANDFVKDFCASLTHNDRAILFIDPYSTELEWETLHDVALSGRIDLWMLFPLSALLRMTPKGGVKPEWEEKLNKLLGTDQWIKELYRPKPSPQIEDLFGAEVEDETERLNVEGVSNYIRSRLMQQFPYAAQPVTLYNNGHPLFLFCFAVSNNSKVAIALAEKVARSILTKRNRLG is encoded by the coding sequence ATGACCAAGCATGAATTCGGCGGTGTATGGACGCGCGTTAAGCTCTCGATCCTGCAAGACTACGTTCATTTTTTTACGACTGCGCTTAGGAGAAAGGGATTCAAATTGCACTACGCTGATGCTTTCGCTGGCACCGGTACCCAGAGTGCAAAAACGAAAGGTGGGCATGACCTTTTGATACCTTCAGAGGACTTTGAGGGTTCTGTACGCGTTGCCTTAGGTTTGAAGCATCCGTTTGACGTTTACCATTTCAATGATCTCTCTTCAGAGCATGTTTCGGAGCTGAAGCGTCTGGCTTCGGATTATCCTGAGAGAGAGGTTAGAGTTACTCAGCTTGATGCTAATGATTTTGTAAAGGACTTTTGCGCAAGCCTTACCCACAATGATCGAGCGATTCTTTTCATAGACCCATATAGTACTGAGCTAGAGTGGGAGACCCTGCATGATGTTGCTCTGTCCGGCCGGATCGATCTCTGGATGTTGTTTCCGTTATCCGCGCTTTTAAGGATGACTCCGAAGGGAGGCGTGAAGCCAGAATGGGAAGAAAAGCTGAACAAGCTTCTCGGTACCGATCAGTGGATCAAAGAGCTGTATCGACCAAAGCCCTCGCCCCAAATAGAGGACCTTTTCGGCGCTGAAGTGGAGGATGAAACCGAGCGGCTGAACGTTGAGGGAGTGTCCAACTACATACGGTCCAGGCTGATGCAGCAGTTTCCGTATGCTGCTCAGCCGGTCACTTTATATAACAACGGCCACCCACTTTTTCTATTCTGCTTCGCCGTGTCTAACAACTCGAAAGTGGCGATCGCGCTTGCGGAGAAAGTTGCACGGTCAATTCTTACGAAACGGAACAGGTTGGGATGA
- a CDS encoding phage Gp37/Gp68 family protein has translation MATQTGIEWTEQTWNPVTGCTKVSPGCKHCYAETMAKRLQAMGANGYENGFAVSLHPERLGQPLQRAKPTTYFVNSMSDLFHEDVPFSYIDAVMNVIDRCPQHVFQILTKRAERMAEYSSGRKIPANAWMGVSVEDKKYGLPRIDLLRRVPAETRFLSVEPLLEDLGEIDLNDIHWVIVGGESGAKARPMKAEWALNVKDQCLKAEVPFFFKQWGNWGADGVRRSKKKNGRELHGKTYSGYPIIPTCSVS, from the coding sequence ATGGCGACACAAACAGGAATTGAGTGGACAGAACAAACATGGAACCCGGTAACGGGCTGCACTAAAGTCTCGCCTGGCTGCAAACACTGCTATGCCGAAACCATGGCAAAGAGACTCCAAGCCATGGGGGCCAACGGTTATGAAAACGGATTCGCTGTCTCTCTTCACCCGGAGAGACTGGGGCAACCGCTACAGAGGGCGAAACCGACAACCTATTTCGTAAACTCGATGAGCGACCTCTTCCACGAGGATGTTCCGTTTTCATACATCGACGCAGTGATGAACGTGATCGATCGATGCCCCCAACACGTTTTCCAGATTCTCACAAAACGTGCAGAGCGTATGGCCGAGTACTCGAGCGGAAGGAAGATTCCAGCAAATGCGTGGATGGGAGTCTCCGTGGAAGATAAAAAATACGGCCTTCCCAGGATCGACTTGTTAAGGAGGGTACCGGCAGAAACTCGCTTTCTGTCAGTCGAGCCGCTGCTTGAGGACTTGGGTGAAATTGATCTGAATGACATCCACTGGGTGATCGTCGGCGGAGAGTCTGGAGCGAAGGCCAGGCCGATGAAAGCTGAATGGGCTCTCAACGTGAAAGACCAATGCCTGAAAGCTGAAGTGCCGTTCTTTTTTAAACAATGGGGCAATTGGGGAGCCGATGGCGTTCGCAGGTCCAAAAAGAAGAACGGTCGAGAACTCCACGGGAAAACCTATAGCGGATACCCAATCATCCCAACCTGTTCCGTTTCGTAA
- a CDS encoding nitronate monooxygenase, whose amino-acid sequence MKDFLGIQLPIIQAPMAGVQDHRLAAAVSNAGGLGSLPCAMLGVEALRSELEALKAATDRPFNLNFFAHTPPTPDADSERRWRQALAPYYQEFGIDPDSIPSGPGRMPFNEETAAIVEEFRPAVVSFHFGLPEPALVERVRRAGAKILSTATTMEEALWLERHGADAIIAQGLEAGGHRGIFLTKDMTTQMGTFALLPQIVAAVKVPVIAAGGIADARGVKAALDLGAIAAQIGTAFLLCPEATTKQMHREALKSPQARHTAITNLFSGGPARGIVNRVMQELGPISPEAPAFPLATSAIAPLRAAAEATGSGDFSPLWCGQNASGCREHSAAEILERLVP is encoded by the coding sequence ATGAAAGACTTTCTCGGCATTCAGCTTCCCATCATCCAGGCGCCCATGGCGGGTGTTCAGGATCACAGACTGGCCGCCGCCGTCTCGAATGCCGGTGGGCTGGGCTCCCTGCCCTGCGCCATGCTGGGCGTGGAGGCGCTGCGATCTGAACTTGAAGCCTTGAAAGCTGCCACCGACCGACCTTTCAATCTCAACTTCTTCGCCCACACGCCGCCAACACCGGATGCGGACAGCGAGCGGAGGTGGCGTCAGGCGCTGGCGCCCTATTATCAGGAATTCGGTATCGATCCTGATTCCATACCTTCAGGTCCGGGGCGGATGCCGTTCAATGAAGAAACTGCCGCCATTGTGGAGGAATTCCGCCCGGCGGTGGTCAGTTTCCATTTCGGGCTGCCGGAGCCTGCGCTGGTTGAGCGGGTACGCAGGGCCGGCGCAAAGATCCTGTCGACCGCGACCACGATGGAGGAGGCGCTCTGGCTGGAGCGGCACGGTGCCGATGCCATCATTGCCCAGGGCCTTGAAGCCGGTGGCCACCGCGGTATTTTCCTGACGAAAGACATGACCACGCAGATGGGCACCTTTGCCCTGCTGCCCCAGATTGTCGCTGCCGTGAAGGTGCCGGTGATTGCTGCCGGCGGCATTGCCGATGCCCGGGGCGTGAAAGCCGCGCTGGACCTTGGCGCAATCGCGGCCCAGATCGGAACGGCCTTCTTGCTCTGCCCGGAGGCGACCACAAAACAGATGCACCGGGAAGCACTGAAAAGCCCCCAGGCCCGGCATACCGCGATCACCAACCTGTTTTCCGGCGGGCCGGCCCGGGGTATTGTGAACCGTGTGATGCAGGAACTGGGTCCGATATCCCCTGAAGCACCGGCGTTTCCCCTCGCCACCAGTGCCATTGCGCCGCTTCGGGCCGCGGCCGAGGCTACCGGTTCCGGAGACTTTTCACCCTTGTGGTGTGGGCAGAACGCCTCGGGGTGCCGGGAGCATTCAGCGGCGGAGATTCTGGAACGGCTTGTTCCCTGA
- a CDS encoding type II toxin-antitoxin system RelE/ParE family toxin: MNQILETEVFSEWLDQLNDQKAKNKILDRIDRAEDGNFGDHKSLGDYVSEMRLTHGPGYRIYYTKIGKLVFLLLCGGTKPTQKKDIKIAKEMAAELRSGN; the protein is encoded by the coding sequence ATGAATCAAATTCTTGAAACGGAAGTCTTCAGTGAATGGCTGGATCAGCTGAATGATCAGAAGGCGAAAAACAAGATCTTGGATCGCATTGACCGTGCCGAAGACGGAAACTTCGGAGATCACAAGTCGCTCGGAGATTACGTGAGCGAGATGAGGTTGACCCATGGCCCCGGTTACCGAATTTACTACACGAAAATCGGAAAGCTTGTTTTTCTGTTGCTGTGTGGTGGCACTAAGCCCACGCAAAAAAAGGACATAAAGATTGCTAAGGAAATGGCTGCTGAACTGCGGTCTGGCAATTAG